From Cellulophaga lytica DSM 7489, a single genomic window includes:
- the tsf gene encoding translation elongation factor Ts, with protein MAKITAAEVNKLRKATGAGMMDCKKALVEAEGDFDKAIDVLRKKGQKVAEKRADRDSSEGAAVAKVNADANKGVAIVLGCETDFVGKNENFLALANQLGELALNYNSKDEFLAADFDGMTVADKLVEQTGVIGEKLEINAFETVEAPYVGSYVHINKIAAVVGFTAKVDNIETLAKDVAMQIASMGATTLSYKDFDPAYIASETEARIAVIEKDNIELERLGKTLKNVPQYISMAQLTPEVMAAAEESAKEQLKAEGKPEQIWDKILPGKMERFVSDNTTLDQEQCLLDQNFIKDEKINVASYVSSYGDVAVASFKRVALG; from the coding sequence ATGGCAAAAATTACAGCTGCAGAAGTAAATAAACTAAGAAAAGCTACTGGCGCAGGAATGATGGACTGCAAAAAAGCTTTAGTTGAAGCTGAAGGTGATTTTGACAAAGCAATTGACGTATTACGTAAAAAAGGTCAGAAAGTAGCAGAAAAAAGAGCTGATCGTGACTCTAGCGAAGGTGCTGCAGTTGCTAAAGTAAATGCAGATGCTAACAAAGGTGTTGCAATAGTATTAGGTTGTGAAACTGATTTTGTTGGTAAAAACGAAAACTTTTTAGCACTTGCTAACCAATTAGGAGAATTAGCACTTAACTACAACTCTAAAGATGAGTTTTTAGCTGCTGATTTTGACGGTATGACAGTTGCAGACAAATTAGTTGAGCAAACTGGTGTTATTGGTGAAAAATTAGAAATTAACGCTTTTGAGACTGTAGAGGCTCCTTACGTTGGTTCTTATGTACACATTAACAAAATTGCTGCTGTAGTTGGTTTTACTGCTAAAGTAGATAACATTGAAACTTTAGCTAAAGACGTTGCAATGCAAATTGCATCTATGGGAGCTACAACATTATCTTACAAAGATTTTGACCCAGCTTACATAGCATCTGAAACTGAAGCAAGAATTGCTGTTATTGAAAAAGACAATATTGAGTTAGAGCGTTTAGGGAAAACTCTTAAAAACGTACCTCAGTACATTTCTATGGCACAATTAACTCCAGAAGTTATGGCTGCTGCAGAAGAAAGTGCAAAAGAACAACTTAAAGCAGAAGGTAAACCAGAGCAAATTTGGGACAAAATTTTACCAGGTAAAATGGAAAGATTTGTATCTGACAACACTACTCTTGATCAAGAGCAATGTTTATTAGACCAAAACTTTATTAAAGATGAAAAAATTAACGTAGCATCTTACGTTTCTTCTTACGGCGATGTAGCTGTAGCATCTTTTAAAAGAGTTGCTCTTGGATAA
- the rpoN gene encoding RNA polymerase factor sigma-54 translates to MLKQHLQFKLSQKLSPQQIQLMKLIQLPTQAFEQRLKQELEENPALESGKEEAETIEDEYDDLYDNDTEKIEAEDINIDEYLSDDEIPDYRTQANNYSADDDEKSIPYAAGTSFHQHLMTQLNTVYLDDKDWAIAEFLIGSVDESGYIRRPITDIMDDLAFTQNVFAEEADIIKVLNLVQELDPPGVAARSLEECLIIQLSRKEQTPAIELAIQILEKSFDQFTKKHYKKLLQKHNITEDELKEAISEIEKLNPKPGGSYAGNTRIIEHIVPDFSIKIADGELELTLNGRNAPELHVSRQYNNMLEGYKNSKTKSKSQKDTVFFIKQKLDAAKWFIDAIKQRQQTLYVTMSAIMNYQKEYFLTGDERKLRPMILKDIADTIGMDVSTVSRVANSKYVDTPYGTKLIKEYFSESMKNEQGEDVSTKEIKKILENVISEEEKRKPLTDDKLAAILKEKGYPIARRTVAKYREQLNIPVARLRKQI, encoded by the coding sequence ATGCTTAAACAACACCTACAATTTAAGTTATCACAAAAGTTGTCTCCACAACAGATACAACTTATGAAGTTAATTCAACTTCCTACACAAGCTTTTGAACAACGACTAAAGCAAGAGTTAGAAGAAAATCCTGCATTAGAAAGCGGTAAAGAAGAAGCCGAAACTATTGAGGATGAGTATGACGATTTGTACGATAATGACACTGAAAAAATTGAAGCTGAAGATATCAATATTGATGAATATCTTTCTGACGACGAAATTCCAGATTACCGTACGCAAGCAAATAACTATAGTGCAGATGATGATGAAAAGAGTATTCCTTATGCAGCCGGGACCTCTTTTCATCAACATTTAATGACACAATTAAATACCGTTTATTTAGATGATAAAGACTGGGCAATTGCCGAGTTTTTAATTGGTAGTGTTGATGAAAGCGGTTATATACGCAGACCAATTACAGACATTATGGATGATTTAGCTTTTACACAAAATGTATTTGCAGAAGAAGCAGACATAATTAAAGTACTAAATTTAGTACAAGAGTTAGATCCTCCTGGTGTGGCTGCAAGATCTTTAGAAGAATGCTTAATTATACAGCTTTCTAGAAAAGAACAGACACCTGCTATAGAACTAGCAATTCAAATACTAGAAAAGTCTTTTGATCAGTTTACTAAAAAGCACTACAAAAAACTTCTGCAAAAACACAACATTACAGAAGATGAACTAAAAGAAGCCATTTCTGAAATTGAAAAATTAAATCCAAAGCCAGGTGGCTCATATGCTGGTAATACTAGAATAATAGAACATATTGTACCTGATTTTTCAATTAAAATTGCAGACGGAGAGCTAGAGCTCACTCTAAACGGAAGAAATGCTCCTGAATTGCACGTATCCAGACAGTATAATAATATGCTAGAAGGCTACAAAAATTCTAAAACAAAATCTAAATCACAGAAAGACACAGTTTTTTTTATAAAACAAAAGCTAGATGCTGCCAAGTGGTTTATAGACGCTATTAAACAAAGACAACAAACGCTTTATGTAACAATGAGCGCTATTATGAACTACCAAAAAGAATATTTTTTAACTGGAGATGAGCGAAAGCTTAGACCAATGATTTTAAAAGATATTGCAGACACTATTGGTATGGATGTTTCTACTGTATCTAGAGTAGCAAATAGCAAATATGTAGACACACCTTATGGTACTAAATTGATTAAGGAATATTTTTCTGAATCTATGAAGAATGAGCAAGGTGAAGATGTATCTACTAAAGAAATTAAAAAAATACTAGAAAACGTTATTAGTGAAGAAGAAAAGAGAAAACCTTTAACTGATGACAAGCTAGCTGCTATTTTAAAAGAAAAAGGGTACCCAATAGCAAGGCGTACTGTTGCAAAGTACAGAGAACAATTAAATATACCTGTAGCAAGGTTAAGAAAGCAGATTTAA
- the pyrH gene encoding UMP kinase encodes MQYKRILLKLSGEALMGSRQYGIDPVRLAEYATEIKQVIDKGIQVAIVIGGGNIFRGVAGASNGMDRVQGDHMGMLATVINGLALQSALEDAGVQTRLQTAIKINEVAEPFIRRKAMRHLEKGRVVIFGGGTGNPYFTTDSAAVLRAIEIEADVILKGTRVDGIYTSDPEKDANATKFDKISFQDVLNKGLKVMDTTAFTLSQENELPIVVFDMNTKGNLLKLLSGENIGTEVNL; translated from the coding sequence ATGCAATACAAAAGAATACTTTTAAAATTAAGCGGAGAAGCCTTAATGGGCTCTAGACAATACGGCATAGACCCTGTAAGACTTGCAGAATATGCTACTGAGATAAAACAAGTAATAGACAAAGGTATTCAGGTAGCAATAGTAATTGGTGGAGGAAATATTTTTAGAGGTGTTGCCGGAGCAAGTAACGGTATGGACCGCGTACAAGGAGACCATATGGGAATGCTGGCTACCGTAATAAACGGGCTTGCCTTGCAAAGCGCATTAGAAGACGCAGGCGTACAAACAAGACTACAAACTGCAATTAAAATAAACGAAGTAGCAGAACCATTTATTAGAAGAAAAGCTATGAGACACCTTGAAAAAGGAAGAGTAGTTATTTTTGGTGGTGGAACAGGTAATCCATATTTTACAACAGATTCCGCAGCTGTATTACGCGCTATTGAAATTGAAGCAGACGTAATATTAAAAGGAACAAGAGTAGACGGCATTTACACATCTGACCCAGAAAAAGATGCCAATGCAACTAAGTTTGATAAAATATCTTTTCAAGATGTACTTAATAAAGGCTTAAAAGTAATGGATACCACCGCGTTTACATTAAGTCAAGAAAATGAATTACCTATTGTGGTTTTTGATATGAACACAAAAGGAAATTTATTAAAACTACTATCAGGAGAAAATATAGGAACAGAAGTAAATTTATAA
- the rplM gene encoding 50S ribosomal protein L13: MDTLSYKTISANKATVSKEWLLVDAEGETLGRLASKVAKILRGKNKPNFTPHVDCGDNVIVINAEKVTLSGNKWQTKTYIRHTGYPGGQRSQTAIEMLEKNPARVVEKSIKGMLPKNRLGAELFRNLKVYVGPEHNQEAQKPKAINLKDL, from the coding sequence GTGGATACATTAAGCTACAAGACAATTTCAGCCAATAAAGCAACCGTTTCTAAGGAGTGGTTATTGGTTGATGCTGAAGGAGAAACGTTGGGTCGTCTTGCTTCTAAGGTTGCAAAAATCTTAAGAGGAAAGAACAAACCTAATTTTACACCACATGTGGACTGTGGGGATAACGTAATTGTTATCAATGCAGAGAAAGTTACTCTTAGCGGTAACAAATGGCAAACTAAGACTTATATAAGACACACAGGTTACCCTGGTGGACAAAGGTCTCAGACAGCTATTGAAATGTTGGAGAAGAACCCAGCACGTGTAGTGGAAAAATCAATAAAAGGAATGCTACCTAAGAACAGATTAGGAGCAGAACTTTTTCGTAATTTAAAAGTTTACGTAGGTCCTGAGCACAACCAAGAGGCACAAAAACCAAAAGCAATAAACTTAAAGGATTTATAA
- a CDS encoding efflux RND transporter permease subunit, which yields MVAKITQGFWAKTARIILRNRILIILLIIAFTVFLGFQWKNMKFSNSEANLLPDHHPVNIKYQSFLKLFGEEGNVIAIAAKDNSLYTPEKFNRWNKLSKQLDAFPEVDFVLSTDNLKELVKTEDGQKFLLQNFIKSKPRTTKEIDSLKQHLFNNMPFYENLLYNKETGTIRTLVYLDKDIVNTSVRKDFILKDFKHLTEKFEKETEMNLHISGMPYIRTMNSKNIIDEINKFILAALGVTSLIFFFFFRSFRATFISMCVVIIGVMWAFGILGLLQYEITVLTALIPPLIIVIGIPNCIFLINKYQQEVKKHGNKALSLQRVISKIGNATLMTNITTASGFATFIITDSQLLKEFGIVASINIIGIFILSLLIIPIVYSFLPMPKDKHLKHLNTKWIDTFVSWMENIVRNKRISVYIVSILLLTVSIIGIYQINISGSAIEDMPKKAEFFKDIRFFEKEFKGIMPVEVVIDTKRKNGVLKPATLKRMDRFGEVIEDIPELSHPISVVNLVKYSKQAFYNGIPKYYQLPTTQENNFIMDVARNSKSNGNLLESFVDSTGQTARITTFMRDVDTERMQDIEGRLQENLDKIFPKERYNTFLTGKALLFLKGTKYLVNNLVLSLALAIGLIALFMAYLFRSFRMIVISLIPNLLPLIITAGVMGFVGVPIKPSTILVFSIAFGISVDDTIHFLAKYRQELVVNKWAIKKSVYAALRETGVSMFYTSIVLFFGFSVFIISNFGGTVALGALVSATLLFAMLANLILLPSLLLSLERSIANKEVLKKPQIDILPKEEVKIKKKNQINNQN from the coding sequence ATGGTTGCAAAGATTACGCAAGGTTTTTGGGCAAAAACTGCTAGGATAATTCTAAGAAACAGAATTCTCATTATACTACTTATAATAGCTTTTACCGTTTTTCTAGGTTTTCAATGGAAAAACATGAAGTTTTCTAACTCAGAAGCTAACTTATTACCAGATCACCATCCGGTTAATATTAAATACCAATCATTTTTAAAGCTATTTGGAGAAGAAGGTAATGTAATTGCAATAGCCGCAAAAGACAACTCTCTTTACACTCCAGAAAAATTTAATAGATGGAACAAACTTAGCAAACAACTAGATGCGTTTCCAGAGGTAGATTTTGTATTATCTACAGACAACCTTAAAGAACTGGTAAAAACAGAAGACGGACAAAAATTTTTACTTCAAAACTTTATAAAGTCTAAACCAAGAACCACAAAAGAAATAGATAGTTTAAAACAGCATTTATTTAATAATATGCCGTTTTACGAAAATCTATTATACAATAAAGAAACAGGTACAATTAGAACTTTAGTTTACCTAGATAAGGACATCGTAAACACATCTGTACGTAAAGATTTTATTTTAAAAGATTTTAAACATCTTACAGAAAAGTTTGAAAAGGAAACTGAGATGAATTTGCATATATCTGGAATGCCATATATACGCACAATGAACTCTAAAAATATTATAGATGAAATAAACAAGTTTATACTTGCAGCCCTTGGCGTAACTTCATTAATTTTCTTTTTCTTTTTTAGAAGCTTTAGAGCCACATTTATATCTATGTGCGTTGTAATTATTGGTGTAATGTGGGCTTTTGGCATATTAGGCTTATTACAATATGAAATTACGGTACTAACCGCCTTAATACCTCCACTTATTATTGTAATAGGTATTCCAAACTGTATTTTTTTAATAAACAAATACCAACAAGAAGTTAAAAAGCACGGTAACAAAGCACTTTCCTTACAACGTGTAATATCTAAAATTGGTAATGCAACGTTAATGACAAATATTACCACTGCATCTGGCTTTGCAACTTTTATAATTACAGACAGTCAATTACTTAAAGAGTTTGGTATTGTAGCATCTATAAACATCATTGGTATTTTTATACTATCACTTTTAATAATACCAATAGTTTACAGCTTTTTACCAATGCCTAAAGACAAGCATTTAAAACACTTAAACACAAAGTGGATTGACACTTTTGTTAGCTGGATGGAAAACATTGTTAGAAACAAAAGAATTAGCGTCTACATTGTTTCTATCTTACTATTAACAGTTAGCATTATTGGCATTTACCAAATAAATATTTCTGGAAGTGCTATTGAAGATATGCCAAAAAAAGCAGAGTTTTTTAAGGACATTCGCTTTTTTGAAAAAGAATTTAAAGGCATAATGCCTGTTGAAGTTGTTATAGATACTAAAAGAAAAAATGGTGTTTTAAAACCTGCTACATTAAAAAGAATGGATAGGTTTGGAGAAGTAATTGAAGATATTCCAGAACTGTCTCACCCAATATCAGTAGTTAACCTTGTAAAATACTCTAAACAGGCCTTTTACAACGGAATTCCTAAGTATTACCAATTACCAACCACACAAGAAAATAATTTTATTATGGATGTGGCCCGTAACTCTAAAAGTAACGGAAACTTACTAGAGAGTTTTGTAGATTCTACTGGACAAACTGCTCGTATTACAACTTTTATGAGAGATGTAGATACTGAGCGTATGCAAGATATAGAAGGACGTTTACAAGAAAATTTAGACAAGATATTTCCAAAAGAAAGATACAACACCTTTTTAACTGGTAAGGCTTTATTATTTTTAAAAGGAACTAAATACCTTGTAAACAATTTGGTTTTATCATTAGCACTAGCTATTGGCCTAATAGCTCTATTTATGGCTTACTTGTTTAGGTCTTTTAGAATGATTGTAATATCATTAATACCTAACTTACTACCATTAATAATTACAGCAGGCGTTATGGGCTTTGTTGGTGTACCAATAAAACCTTCTACTATTTTAGTATTTAGTATTGCCTTTGGAATTTCTGTAGACGATACCATTCATTTTTTAGCAAAGTACAGACAAGAGCTTGTAGTGAATAAATGGGCAATTAAAAAATCTGTATATGCCGCACTAAGGGAAACAGGAGTTAGTATGTTTTACACTTCAATTGTTTTATTCTTTGGCTTTTCAGTTTTTATAATTTCTAACTTTGGAGGTACTGTAGCATTAGGAGCATTAGTATCTGCAACGTTATTATTTGCAATGTTAGCTAATTTAATACTACTACCTTCATTACTACTTTCTTTAGAACGCAGTATAGCAAACAAAGAAGTGCTTAAAAAACCACAAATAGATATTTTACCTAAAGAAGAGGTTAAAATCAAGAAAAAAAATCAAATCAATAATCAAAACTAA
- the rpsI gene encoding 30S ribosomal protein S9, whose protein sequence is MEVIHKIGRRKTAVARVYVSEGKGNITINKKDLNEYFPTATLQYKVKQPFALTSNDENFDVKVNVYGGGITGQAEAIRLALSRAMCEVDAENRLILKPEGLLTRDPRMVERKKFGQKKARKKFQFSKR, encoded by the coding sequence ATGGAGGTAATTCATAAAATAGGCAGACGTAAAACTGCTGTTGCACGTGTATATGTTTCTGAAGGAAAAGGTAACATTACAATCAACAAAAAAGATTTAAATGAATATTTCCCTACTGCTACTTTACAGTACAAAGTAAAACAACCATTTGCTTTAACCAGCAATGATGAAAACTTTGACGTAAAAGTAAATGTTTACGGAGGAGGTATTACTGGACAAGCAGAAGCTATTAGACTAGCTCTTTCTAGAGCAATGTGCGAAGTAGATGCTGAAAACAGATTGATATTAAAGCCAGAAGGTCTTTTAACTAGAGATCCAAGAATGGTAGAGCGTAAGAAATTCGGTCAGAAGAAAGCCCGTAAGAAATTTCAATTCTCTAAGCGTTAA
- the rpsB gene encoding 30S ribosomal protein S2 yields the protein MANKIEVKDLLEAGVHFGHLTRKWNPNMAPYIYMERNGIHVINLYKTAAKIEEANEALKKIAASGRKILFVATKKQAKDIVADKAGKANMPYITERWPGGMLTNFVTIRKAVKKMASIDRMKKDGTFLTLSKKERLQVDRLRAKLEKNLGSISDMTRLPGALFIVDTMREHIAVKEALKLNIPIFAMVDTNSDPRPIDYIIPSNDDASKSIEAVLSHVSEAIIEGLADRKSDKQAEKEGKDSTPKAKAAPKAEAKTATDDLTKVEGIGPKIAEIFQNEGIKTYADLAAKSVEDLSAILTAAGSSFASKNPGSWPKQAKMAADGKWDELKVWQDNTKGGIE from the coding sequence ATGGCAAACAAAATTGAAGTAAAAGACTTATTAGAAGCAGGTGTACACTTTGGTCACCTTACAAGAAAGTGGAACCCGAATATGGCACCATATATTTATATGGAGCGTAACGGAATACACGTTATTAACTTATACAAAACAGCTGCAAAAATTGAAGAAGCTAATGAAGCTTTAAAAAAGATAGCAGCATCTGGTAGAAAAATACTTTTTGTAGCTACCAAAAAACAAGCAAAAGACATTGTTGCAGACAAAGCAGGAAAAGCAAATATGCCTTACATCACTGAAAGATGGCCAGGTGGTATGTTAACTAACTTTGTTACTATTCGTAAAGCTGTTAAAAAAATGGCTTCTATTGATAGAATGAAAAAAGATGGTACTTTTTTAACTTTATCTAAAAAAGAACGTTTACAAGTAGATCGTTTAAGAGCTAAATTAGAGAAAAACTTAGGTTCTATCTCTGATATGACTCGTTTACCAGGAGCTTTATTTATTGTAGATACAATGAGAGAGCACATTGCAGTTAAGGAAGCTTTAAAATTAAACATTCCTATTTTTGCAATGGTAGATACAAACTCTGACCCTAGACCAATAGACTACATTATACCATCTAACGATGATGCTTCTAAATCTATTGAAGCTGTATTATCTCACGTTTCTGAAGCTATAATAGAAGGTTTAGCTGATCGTAAATCTGACAAACAAGCTGAAAAAGAAGGAAAAGATTCTACTCCTAAAGCAAAAGCAGCTCCTAAAGCAGAAGCTAAAACTGCTACAGATGATTTAACTAAAGTTGAAGGAATTGGACCTAAAATTGCTGAGATTTTCCAAAACGAAGGAATTAAAACTTACGCAGACTTAGCTGCTAAATCTGTTGAAGATTTAAGCGCTATATTAACTGCTGCTGGTTCTAGTTTTGCATCTAAAAACCCTGGTTCTTGGCCAAAGCAAGCTAAAATGGCTGCTGATGGTAAATGGGATGAGTTAAAAGTATGGCAAGACAATACTAAAGGTGGTATAGAATAA
- the asnS gene encoding asparagine--tRNA ligase — translation MNTNSIKDLLSGKHLLQEVTVSGWVKTFRSNRFIALNDGSTIQNIQCVVDFEKLDESLLKQVSTGAAIKVKGTLVESQGKGQSVEIQVASLEIHGGADPETYPIQPKKHTLEFLREKAHLRVRTNTFSAVMRMRSALSFAVHQYFQQNGFYHVHTPIITGSDAEGAGEIFKVSTLDSKKPPLKEDGSVDYSEDFFGKETNLTVSGQLEAETYAMGLGKVYTFGPTFRAENSNTSRHLAEFWMIEPEMAFYDLDANMDLAEDFIKSVLSYVLENCKDDLEFLEKRLLDEEKTKPAAERSEMPLIEKLKFITDNNFKRVSYTEAIEILRNCKPNKKKKFKYIINEWGADLQSEHERFLVEKHFKCPVILFDYPAKIKAFYMRLNEDGKTVRAMDILFPGIGEIVGGSQREERLDVLLEKMKALDIDEKELWWYTDLRKYGSAVHSGFGLGFERLVLFATGMGNIRDVIPFPRTPQNAEF, via the coding sequence ATGAACACAAACAGCATTAAGGATTTATTGTCCGGAAAACATCTTTTACAAGAAGTAACCGTAAGTGGTTGGGTAAAAACATTTAGAAGCAACAGATTTATTGCTTTAAATGATGGTTCTACCATACAAAACATTCAATGTGTTGTAGATTTTGAAAAATTAGACGAAAGTTTACTAAAGCAAGTATCTACAGGTGCAGCAATAAAAGTAAAAGGAACCCTAGTAGAAAGCCAAGGGAAAGGACAATCTGTAGAAATACAAGTAGCTTCTTTAGAAATACACGGAGGCGCAGACCCAGAAACTTACCCTATACAACCTAAAAAACACACATTAGAGTTTTTAAGAGAAAAAGCACACTTACGCGTAAGAACCAACACTTTTTCTGCTGTAATGCGTATGCGCTCAGCTTTATCTTTTGCTGTGCACCAGTATTTTCAACAAAATGGTTTTTATCACGTACACACACCTATTATTACGGGTTCTGATGCAGAAGGAGCTGGTGAAATATTTAAAGTATCTACCTTAGACTCTAAAAAGCCGCCTTTAAAAGAAGACGGATCTGTAGACTATAGTGAAGATTTTTTTGGCAAAGAAACAAACCTAACTGTATCTGGCCAATTAGAAGCAGAAACCTACGCAATGGGCCTAGGTAAAGTATATACATTTGGACCTACGTTTAGAGCAGAAAACTCTAACACATCTAGACACTTAGCAGAGTTTTGGATGATTGAACCAGAAATGGCTTTTTATGATTTAGATGCTAATATGGATTTAGCTGAGGATTTTATTAAAAGTGTTTTATCTTACGTATTAGAAAACTGTAAAGATGATTTAGAGTTTTTAGAAAAACGTTTGTTAGACGAAGAAAAAACTAAGCCTGCTGCAGAACGTAGTGAAATGCCATTAATTGAAAAATTAAAGTTTATAACAGACAACAACTTCAAAAGAGTTAGTTACACTGAAGCTATAGAGATTTTAAGAAACTGCAAACCAAACAAAAAGAAGAAGTTTAAATACATTATTAATGAATGGGGAGCAGATTTACAAAGTGAACACGAACGTTTTCTTGTAGAAAAGCACTTTAAATGTCCAGTTATATTGTTTGATTATCCTGCAAAAATAAAAGCATTTTATATGCGTTTAAATGAAGACGGAAAAACAGTAAGAGCAATGGATATACTTTTCCCAGGAATTGGAGAAATAGTTGGCGGCTCACAAAGAGAAGAACGATTAGATGTGCTTTTAGAGAAAATGAAAGCATTAGATATAGATGAAAAAGAACTATGGTGGTACACAGACTTACGTAAATACGGAAGCGCAGTACACAGTGGTTTTGGATTAGGATTTGAGCGTTTGGTGCTTTTTGCTACAGGAATGGGTAATATTAGAGACGTAATACCTTTCCCTAGAACACCACAAAATGCAGAGTTTTAA
- the frr gene encoding ribosome recycling factor, protein MNEEINFILDSTKESMNGTIDHLEKAFIKIRAGKASPVMLSSVMVDYYGSATPLSQVANVNTPDARTISVQPWEKNMLQEIEKAIMNSNLGFNPMNNGDFVIINVPPLTEERRRDLAKQAKGEADDAKIGIRNARQEANKEIRALDDASEDLKKNAEADVQDLTNLYTKKIDALLVTKEAEIMKV, encoded by the coding sequence ATGAACGAAGAAATTAATTTTATATTAGACAGTACTAAAGAGAGTATGAATGGCACAATAGACCATTTAGAAAAAGCATTTATTAAAATTAGAGCAGGTAAAGCTAGTCCAGTTATGCTATCTAGTGTTATGGTAGACTACTACGGATCTGCAACTCCACTTTCTCAAGTAGCTAATGTAAACACTCCTGATGCCAGAACAATATCTGTTCAGCCATGGGAAAAAAATATGCTTCAAGAAATAGAAAAAGCCATCATGAACTCTAATCTTGGCTTTAACCCAATGAACAATGGTGATTTTGTTATTATAAACGTACCACCATTAACAGAAGAAAGAAGAAGAGATTTAGCAAAACAAGCTAAAGGAGAAGCAGATGATGCTAAAATTGGAATTAGAAACGCAAGACAAGAAGCAAATAAAGAAATTAGAGCTTTAGATGATGCATCTGAAGACTTAAAAAAGAATGCAGAAGCAGATGTACAAGATTTAACTAACTTGTATACAAAAAAAATTGACGCTTTACTAGTTACCAAAGAAGCAGAAATAATGAAAGTTTAA